One part of the Mariniblastus fucicola genome encodes these proteins:
- a CDS encoding peroxiredoxin family protein has protein sequence MLIGKRAVPFGLPDLSGKIHQLSSSEGRWLLLVFHRHLG, from the coding sequence ATGCTTATCGGAAAAAGAGCCGTGCCGTTCGGGCTGCCGGATTTGTCTGGCAAGATCCATCAGCTCAGTTCCAGCGAGGGAAGATGGTTGCTGCTGGTGTTTCATCGACATCTTGGCTGA
- a CDS encoding universal stress protein: protein MNKYLNKSVIVPWDFSEMSIAALKSTLEMVDSPDKIVVVHVTPYPTTSDPAVIWGTLTEESVTKNLRKSFDEACRAHDLPEGLLFKAVFGDPGSEIADLAKESDAGLVVISSHGRSGLTRMLLGSVAERVVRLSPCPVLVLRKDESEA, encoded by the coding sequence ATGAATAAGTACCTGAACAAATCCGTGATCGTCCCTTGGGACTTTTCAGAAATGTCAATTGCGGCGCTAAAGTCGACCCTGGAAATGGTTGACTCACCAGATAAAATTGTGGTTGTGCATGTGACGCCTTATCCGACAACGTCCGATCCGGCTGTTATCTGGGGGACGCTCACTGAGGAATCCGTCACAAAGAATCTTCGCAAGTCTTTTGATGAAGCCTGCAGAGCCCATGATTTGCCAGAAGGGTTGCTGTTCAAGGCCGTATTTGGGGATCCGGGCAGCGAGATTGCAGACCTTGCCAAGGAATCTGACGCTGGACTTGTCGTGATTTCTTCTCACGGCCGTTCCGGTCTGACACGAATGTTACTTGGCTCCGTTGCTGAACGAGTCGTTCGTTTGTCTCCGTGTCCCGTGCTGGTTTTACGAAAAGACGAGAGCGAAGCCTGA
- a CDS encoding efflux RND transporter periplasmic adaptor subunit has protein sequence MKFSIQSIIWTVVFVAAIIVAVMAFRQNPVTVETAIVARADLQITVQEDGKTRIREKYIVSTPVAGRLSRIDLEPGDEICGERERVAVILPAEPAMLDARAKAQAESRLDQAKASLKRAEVTMQQAEVSYDLASTKLERAEKLKRSQAISDDEYDIARSEYLAQSHGKRAAAFDRDIAEYERKTAEAALLQYTEEDQLSGKPFELFAPVCGRVLRVFEESASTVGVGTPLIELGDPRNLEMVIDVLSTDAVRIRPGSQLVVNHWGGDQPLMGTVRVVEPAAFTKVSSLGVEEQRVNIVADFDETAEGRFELGDGFRVEAEITVAHLPNALQIPNSSLFRHQRKWHVFIVKDDYAILTQVEIGAQNETHTEVKSGLEPGDVVVLYPDDAIENESRVIVAGASGVE, from the coding sequence ATGAAGTTTTCAATTCAATCCATCATCTGGACCGTCGTTTTCGTCGCAGCGATTATCGTTGCGGTGATGGCCTTCCGTCAAAATCCGGTAACGGTAGAAACAGCCATTGTCGCGCGGGCGGATTTGCAAATTACTGTGCAGGAGGATGGTAAAACCCGGATCCGTGAGAAGTACATTGTGTCGACGCCCGTTGCTGGCCGTCTGTCGCGAATCGATCTGGAACCCGGCGATGAAATTTGTGGCGAACGGGAACGGGTAGCAGTTATCCTGCCGGCCGAACCGGCGATGCTGGATGCCCGCGCAAAAGCGCAGGCGGAGTCGCGGTTGGATCAGGCGAAAGCCAGCCTCAAGCGGGCCGAAGTGACGATGCAGCAGGCCGAAGTCAGCTACGATCTGGCGAGCACCAAACTGGAACGTGCCGAGAAATTAAAACGGTCGCAGGCGATCTCGGACGACGAGTACGACATCGCCCGTTCGGAATACCTTGCCCAGTCTCACGGTAAACGTGCGGCTGCTTTTGATCGCGACATTGCAGAATATGAACGCAAGACAGCCGAAGCGGCGTTGCTGCAGTACACGGAAGAAGATCAACTTTCTGGCAAACCTTTTGAACTTTTCGCTCCCGTTTGCGGTCGCGTATTGCGAGTATTTGAGGAGAGCGCTTCGACAGTGGGCGTCGGGACTCCGCTGATTGAACTTGGGGATCCGCGGAATCTTGAGATGGTGATCGACGTCCTGTCCACCGATGCAGTCCGGATTCGCCCGGGCTCACAGTTGGTCGTCAATCACTGGGGTGGCGACCAGCCTTTGATGGGAACCGTTCGCGTGGTCGAGCCCGCGGCGTTTACCAAAGTTTCATCGCTGGGGGTCGAAGAGCAACGCGTAAACATCGTCGCGGACTTCGATGAAACCGCCGAGGGGCGATTCGAGCTTGGAGACGGATTTCGCGTTGAAGCGGAGATTACTGTGGCTCATTTACCGAACGCGTTGCAGATCCCGAACAGTTCCCTGTTTCGACACCAGCGAAAGTGGCATGTGTTCATCGTCAAAGATGACTATGCGATCCTGACCCAAGTCGAAATCGGTGCCCAGAATGAAACTCACACCGAAGTCAAATCCGGGCTGGAACCGGGAGACGTGGTGGTTCTCTACCCGGACGATGCAATCGAAAACGAATCGCGAGTCATCGTCGCAGGTGCGTCAGGCGTGGAATAG
- a CDS encoding universal stress protein, which translates to MSSKKRILFPVDLSDNSLESLNFATRLAMDEDASICFLYVEPTLLAVDGMYPAEEMARQLEADLERLKNIKPTDESVEFEHKSIEGNPGPRIVHATKDADLCIMSTHGRSGIFRFLMGSVAEYVLRHAKCPVILVKGFKSGETTESKTDDGSETVANSDDESRVMAIPVTDGNFVTEVMHQVSPANGDDSIEAVLRQLKKAGETGVPVVDCENKCVGILTTTDIETFQNLKRRYESGDQSVISEMFEADEFGQFRCGNIDFGNVERHMTSEVISVRNNESIEAARKQFAANPDIHHLLVLDEDDHPVGIIDAADMPKATQANQN; encoded by the coding sequence ATGTCATCGAAGAAAAGAATCCTGTTTCCCGTCGACCTTTCGGACAACAGCCTTGAATCGCTGAACTTTGCGACCCGATTGGCAATGGATGAAGATGCATCCATCTGTTTTCTGTACGTCGAACCAACGCTGTTGGCAGTAGACGGAATGTATCCAGCCGAGGAGATGGCTCGACAACTCGAGGCCGACCTGGAACGACTGAAGAACATCAAACCGACGGACGAGTCTGTCGAATTTGAACACAAGTCGATCGAAGGGAACCCTGGCCCACGCATCGTACATGCAACCAAGGATGCGGACCTGTGCATCATGAGCACTCACGGACGCAGCGGCATTTTCCGTTTCCTGATGGGAAGCGTCGCCGAATACGTGCTGCGTCACGCCAAGTGCCCCGTCATCCTGGTCAAGGGATTCAAATCTGGCGAAACGACCGAATCGAAAACGGATGATGGCTCGGAAACGGTTGCCAACTCTGACGACGAATCACGAGTCATGGCTATCCCGGTGACAGATGGAAACTTCGTTACCGAGGTCATGCATCAGGTTTCCCCAGCAAACGGTGATGACTCTATCGAAGCCGTTCTTCGGCAACTAAAGAAAGCGGGCGAGACGGGCGTGCCCGTTGTCGACTGCGAGAATAAGTGCGTTGGAATTTTAACTACCACTGATATCGAGACGTTCCAGAATCTCAAACGTCGCTATGAGTCCGGAGACCAGTCCGTTATCAGTGAAATGTTCGAAGCAGACGAATTCGGGCAATTCCGCTGTGGAAATATTGACTTTGGCAACGTCGAACGGCACATGACCAGCGAAGTGATTTCGGTACGCAATAATGAGTCCATTGAAGCTGCAAGAAAACAGTTTGCCGCTAACCCGGACATTCACCACCTGTTGGTCCTAGACGAAGACGATCATCCCGTTGGCATCATCGATGCCGCGGATATGCCGAAGGCGACACAAGCAAACCAGAACTAG
- a CDS encoding bifunctional aminoglycoside phosphotransferase/ATP-binding protein: MKDAPQKDLNMVSGRLVESFCYPHPVTERTVLETHISWVVLTGDYAYKIKKPVNFGFVDYTTLQRRKQFCEREVELNRRFAADLYLGVVPVIRSGDRTLIGDFSLDEVEGEIIDYAVKMKQFPQSAIVASRLDDPGLTKKSFEQFARYLADFHGRIESVIPTQSFVQTQQILDDAADNFHVLLDPLSENPRFETLKRLEKWTSTKGNQLREKFERRLHDGKVKRCHGDLHLKNIIQLDGQLLAFDGIEFNEQFQCVDVLSEVAFPVMDLFARDRRDLAWRLLNAYLEATGEYADLDVLLYYLVYRAMVRAKVAWLNPGNHSESRRQEYAPASNPDDPCAGPWDKYLAVANYLATELSPRLAITHGFSGSGKSTVALEVIDNEGGIRIRSDVLRNKFAAQFKVQDKYSAEMSNWIYTSLVEFARDAIAARLPVIIDATFLKADRRRPFRELALEQNVPFEIIHCEADFNELCSRLRSRKNDPSEADVNVLRKQLQLHDPLTVEELTFVRP; encoded by the coding sequence GTGAAAGACGCACCCCAGAAAGATTTGAACATGGTGTCCGGGCGATTGGTCGAATCGTTTTGTTACCCGCATCCGGTTACCGAGCGGACGGTGTTGGAGACTCACATCTCGTGGGTGGTCCTCACGGGAGACTATGCCTACAAGATCAAGAAACCCGTCAATTTCGGGTTCGTGGACTACACCACTTTGCAGCGGCGCAAACAGTTTTGCGAACGGGAAGTCGAGCTCAACCGACGATTCGCTGCTGATCTGTACCTCGGCGTCGTACCCGTGATTCGCAGTGGAGATCGAACGCTGATTGGCGATTTTTCGCTTGATGAAGTCGAAGGTGAGATCATCGACTACGCCGTGAAGATGAAACAGTTCCCGCAATCGGCAATCGTCGCCAGTCGCCTTGATGATCCAGGTTTGACAAAGAAATCTTTCGAGCAGTTCGCGAGGTATCTCGCTGACTTTCACGGCAGAATTGAGTCTGTGATTCCAACGCAATCATTCGTTCAGACACAACAGATTCTCGACGACGCGGCGGACAATTTTCATGTCCTGCTGGACCCTTTGTCGGAGAATCCAAGATTCGAAACTTTGAAACGTCTGGAAAAATGGACTTCAACGAAAGGAAACCAGCTTCGTGAAAAGTTTGAACGCCGTTTGCATGATGGCAAAGTGAAACGCTGCCATGGCGACCTGCATCTGAAGAACATAATCCAGCTCGATGGTCAGTTGCTGGCATTCGACGGCATTGAATTCAACGAACAGTTTCAATGCGTCGACGTGTTAAGCGAAGTTGCATTTCCGGTGATGGATCTGTTTGCCCGTGATCGTCGCGATCTCGCCTGGCGGCTACTCAACGCATACCTTGAAGCAACCGGAGAATACGCCGATCTTGACGTACTGCTCTACTATCTGGTCTATCGTGCCATGGTTAGAGCCAAAGTTGCGTGGCTCAATCCTGGCAATCATTCCGAGTCGCGCCGACAGGAGTATGCTCCAGCGAGCAACCCTGATGATCCTTGCGCCGGGCCGTGGGACAAGTATCTCGCAGTCGCGAACTATCTGGCGACGGAACTGTCGCCACGGCTGGCAATTACGCACGGATTCTCGGGCAGCGGAAAATCGACTGTAGCGTTGGAAGTTATTGACAACGAAGGCGGGATTCGGATTCGGTCAGACGTCCTACGCAACAAATTCGCGGCGCAGTTCAAAGTGCAGGATAAGTATTCGGCAGAGATGAGCAACTGGATCTACACGAGCCTTGTTGAGTTTGCGAGAGACGCGATCGCAGCCCGATTGCCCGTTATTATCGACGCAACGTTTCTCAAAGCCGATCGCCGCCGACCATTTCGCGAGCTTGCATTGGAGCAAAATGTTCCGTTTGAAATCATTCATTGCGAGGCCGATTTTAATGAACTCTGCAGTCGGCTAAGGTCCAGAAAGAATGATCCATCGGAGGCCGACGTCAACGTTCTGCGAAAGCAATTGCAATTGCACGACCCGCTGACGGTTGAAGAATTGACTTTCGTCCGTCCGTGA
- a CDS encoding AhpC/TSA family protein: protein MSQLRQKQNRFSELNIEIKLVVFDNDFMAVAYAQSTDLNWPMLLDQKRTLYREYGMERGSWWRILNPISVLKYILQICRGSLPGRPGEDWRQLGGDVLIDPSGIVRVHHISRTPHDHPSTEDIFQIVEGRSE from the coding sequence GTGTCGCAGTTGCGGCAAAAGCAAAACCGATTCTCCGAACTGAACATTGAAATCAAACTGGTTGTTTTCGACAATGACTTTATGGCCGTAGCCTACGCTCAATCGACTGACTTGAATTGGCCCATGCTCCTCGACCAAAAGCGGACGTTGTACCGCGAGTATGGTATGGAGCGAGGTTCCTGGTGGCGCATTCTCAACCCGATCTCGGTCCTGAAATACATACTTCAAATTTGCAGAGGCAGCCTGCCAGGCCGACCCGGTGAAGACTGGCGACAACTTGGCGGCGACGTCCTGATCGACCCCAGCGGGATCGTTCGCGTGCATCACATCAGCCGAACCCCCCATGATCATCCTTCGACCGAAGACATTTTTCAGATTGTTGAAGGAAGGTCTGAGTGA
- a CDS encoding beta/alpha barrel domain-containing protein: MSIDLTTRLGTLELQSPIIVGSCPMTTEEPLRISMIDNHVGAIALPSVDPTQQFDEADFFRQIEDAVASTIPTFASLRVPINSGVDWFDLPARLESAGISAIEISIERRGLSGVTDPREIEDGLVDAIRNADEQTELPIFVKLTSNFTSISHLAKRLRPFAEGLIMFGKPPVVDIALDSLSLSTKWGLSPPGSVVSSLESILRSRNEYPDMPLIACGGIGSCEDFIKAIVVGADAVMVTSTLYHNGVGTIGVLKDGLTKYMSDRGVSDISSLQSLCPPYSESSLAGLDRFAADPVVEKPKGQLASSVHGDRFGHPQ; encoded by the coding sequence ATGTCTATCGACCTAACAACTCGTCTGGGAACGCTGGAACTTCAGTCTCCGATCATCGTCGGCTCGTGCCCTATGACGACGGAAGAGCCGCTGAGGATTTCGATGATCGACAATCATGTCGGCGCCATCGCCTTGCCATCGGTGGATCCAACACAACAGTTCGACGAAGCTGACTTCTTTCGGCAGATTGAAGACGCCGTTGCGTCGACGATCCCGACTTTCGCGAGTTTAAGAGTCCCCATTAATTCAGGCGTGGACTGGTTTGACTTGCCTGCGCGTCTTGAGTCGGCGGGAATCTCCGCGATCGAAATCAGTATCGAGCGCCGCGGACTTTCAGGTGTTACCGACCCGCGAGAGATTGAAGACGGCCTCGTGGACGCGATTCGAAACGCTGACGAACAAACGGAACTGCCGATCTTCGTGAAACTGACTTCGAACTTTACCAGCATCAGCCATCTGGCAAAACGGCTGCGGCCTTTTGCGGAAGGTTTGATCATGTTCGGCAAGCCGCCTGTCGTCGACATCGCACTCGACAGCCTGAGCCTGTCAACCAAATGGGGACTGTCCCCGCCAGGTTCGGTTGTCAGTAGCCTTGAATCGATCTTGCGATCAAGAAACGAGTATCCTGACATGCCGTTGATTGCATGCGGCGGAATCGGTTCCTGTGAGGATTTCATCAAAGCCATCGTTGTTGGTGCCGACGCAGTGATGGTAACGTCGACTCTGTATCACAACGGCGTCGGAACAATCGGCGTGCTGAAGGACGGACTGACGAAATACATGAGTGACCGTGGAGTGTCTGATATTTCGTCTCTTCAATCGCTCTGTCCACCGTACTCAGAAAGTTCGCTTGCCGGCCTCGACAGGTTCGCAGCTGATCCAGTTGTGGAAAAGCCAAAAGGCCAACTTGCTTCCAGCGTTCATGGCGATCGATTCGGACATCCGCAATAG
- a CDS encoding ABC transporter permease produces the protein MRKLDQKLLRDLSRMKGQIVAISLVIGAGIAVFTMAMCAYATLKDGQENFYRNFRFADVFASTRRCPASVEQRINEIEGVSEVETRLVHQVLLDVPDMVEPATARLISIPDRGQSKLNQVYIRRGRMPEPDRDGEVVVSEMFAEVHQFVPGDTVQAIINGKLQRLKIVGIALCPEYIIQIQSGSMLPDKKRFGIFWMNERELEAAFDMSGAFNSVSLKLAWNSDSNEVIDRLDQILEPFGSTGAYDRDDNVSHRFVDDELMQLRTMATVAPLIFLSVAAFLLNIVITRIITQQREQIAALKAFGYSNFEVGMHYLNLVLIISIGGMLIGTFFGYWMATKLTGLYHEFYKFPTLATQVNRSAVAMALLLTTTISVVGTWLAVGKAIKLPPAEAMRPEPPADFRPTRLDKLIPLHLLPAAMRMVFRNVRRKPIKSLASVFGIAMSVAVLIVGAFSGDSLDYLLDLNFRKAQRQDLTVGFVEPATESVVFELSNLPGVQTSEAIRSVPSRIRFGHRSRRIGLTGLELNPQLFRLLDSDEDPVRIPEYGVMLNSQLASTLGCGLGDSVTVEVLEDERPTLDLEVTAVVDEFGGMNAYMSKHRLHRALKESSVASGAFLKVDPNFEDDIYQELRSRPGVGNVSIKDATIESFTETIADNMLIMRTFNIMFAVIIAIGVVYNSARISLSEQKRDLSTMRVIGFTRAEVSTVLLGEIGLFTALALPLGCLIGMGLAWILIQGLSTESFRIPFVIGSSTYAFACMVVAGSAVISGWIVQRRIATLDLVSALKTRE, from the coding sequence ATGAGAAAACTCGACCAGAAGCTACTTCGCGATCTCAGCCGGATGAAAGGCCAGATCGTGGCGATCTCGCTGGTAATCGGCGCCGGGATCGCGGTGTTCACCATGGCAATGTGTGCTTACGCGACGCTGAAAGACGGGCAGGAGAATTTCTATCGCAACTTTCGATTTGCGGATGTTTTTGCGAGCACGCGTCGTTGTCCGGCCTCTGTCGAACAACGAATCAATGAGATCGAAGGAGTCTCGGAAGTGGAAACCCGTTTGGTCCACCAGGTGTTGCTGGACGTTCCCGACATGGTCGAGCCGGCAACGGCACGGCTGATTTCGATTCCAGATCGCGGGCAAAGCAAACTCAACCAGGTCTATATTCGCCGCGGCCGAATGCCGGAACCGGATCGCGATGGAGAAGTCGTCGTTTCCGAGATGTTTGCCGAGGTCCACCAGTTCGTTCCCGGCGATACGGTGCAAGCCATCATTAACGGCAAACTGCAGCGCCTGAAGATCGTCGGCATCGCGCTTTGCCCGGAGTACATCATTCAGATTCAAAGCGGATCGATGCTGCCGGACAAAAAACGATTCGGCATCTTTTGGATGAACGAACGTGAACTTGAAGCCGCATTTGATATGTCGGGAGCATTCAACAGCGTTTCATTGAAACTTGCATGGAATTCAGATAGCAATGAAGTCATCGACCGACTGGACCAGATTCTGGAACCTTTCGGAAGCACCGGAGCCTACGACCGGGATGACAACGTTTCGCACCGTTTCGTCGACGACGAACTAATGCAACTGAGGACCATGGCAACGGTCGCCCCGCTGATTTTTCTGTCAGTTGCTGCGTTTCTGTTGAACATTGTGATTACCAGAATCATAACGCAACAACGTGAACAGATCGCGGCACTCAAAGCGTTCGGCTATTCCAATTTTGAAGTGGGGATGCATTACCTGAATCTCGTGCTGATCATCTCCATTGGCGGCATGTTAATCGGCACGTTCTTTGGCTATTGGATGGCTACGAAACTGACCGGGCTGTATCACGAATTCTACAAATTTCCCACGCTGGCGACTCAGGTCAATCGTAGCGCGGTCGCGATGGCACTGTTGCTGACGACAACGATTTCGGTCGTTGGTACCTGGCTGGCTGTGGGAAAAGCGATCAAACTTCCTCCTGCCGAAGCCATGCGTCCCGAACCACCAGCGGACTTTCGTCCAACACGCCTGGACAAACTGATTCCGCTTCATTTGCTTCCTGCGGCAATGCGAATGGTGTTTCGCAACGTGAGAAGAAAGCCAATCAAATCGCTGGCTTCCGTGTTCGGCATCGCCATGTCGGTGGCCGTGCTGATCGTTGGCGCATTCTCTGGCGATTCGCTCGACTATCTACTGGATCTTAACTTCCGCAAGGCGCAGCGACAGGATTTGACGGTCGGGTTTGTGGAACCGGCAACCGAGTCAGTCGTATTCGAACTTTCCAATCTTCCCGGAGTACAAACCAGCGAAGCCATTCGTAGCGTGCCATCGCGAATTCGGTTCGGACATCGATCGAGACGGATTGGCCTTACGGGTCTTGAACTGAATCCGCAACTTTTTCGCTTGCTGGACAGCGACGAAGATCCGGTGCGAATTCCAGAATACGGGGTCATGCTCAACAGTCAACTTGCGTCCACACTAGGTTGTGGTTTGGGCGACTCGGTGACTGTAGAAGTGCTCGAAGACGAACGTCCGACGCTGGATCTCGAAGTCACCGCTGTGGTTGACGAGTTCGGCGGCATGAACGCGTACATGTCCAAACATCGACTGCACCGGGCTCTCAAAGAGTCATCCGTTGCCTCGGGTGCGTTTTTGAAAGTCGATCCGAATTTTGAGGACGACATCTATCAGGAACTTCGTTCGCGACCGGGCGTGGGGAACGTTTCGATCAAGGACGCCACGATTGAAAGTTTTACGGAAACAATCGCGGACAACATGTTGATCATGCGAACGTTCAATATCATGTTTGCCGTGATCATTGCAATTGGAGTCGTTTACAACAGCGCTCGCATCTCACTTTCGGAACAGAAACGCGATCTTTCAACGATGCGTGTGATCGGATTCACTCGCGCTGAAGTTTCTACGGTACTGCTGGGCGAAATTGGCCTGTTCACGGCTTTGGCGCTGCCTCTGGGTTGTCTGATTGGCATGGGATTGGCGTGGATTCTGATTCAGGGGCTTTCGACAGAGAGCTTTCGAATTCCATTTGTGATCGGCAGTTCCACTTATGCTTTCGCTTGCATGGTTGTTGCCGGATCGGCTGTAATTTCCGGTTGGATCGTGCAGCGACGAATCGCTACGCTGGACCTTGTGTCCGCACTCAAGACAAGAGAATAG
- a CDS encoding ABC transporter ATP-binding protein, with product MNVIKTGSVFRTKGVTKVYEMGDVKVHALRGIDLELVEGEFIVLLGASGSGKSTLLNILGGLDTPTAGSVFYQDQELTASSPAALTQFRRKHVGFVFQFYNLIPSLTARENVELVTEIASNPMDPLEALEMVKLQERANHFPAQLSGGEQQRVAIARAIAKRPQVLLCDEPTGALDVQTGIVVLEAIARINRELGTTTAVITHNAAISAMADRVVSLSDGQISGVKTNASKSGAAELSW from the coding sequence GTGAACGTGATAAAAACTGGATCCGTGTTTCGGACCAAAGGTGTGACCAAGGTCTACGAAATGGGCGACGTGAAAGTTCACGCTTTACGAGGCATCGACCTGGAACTTGTTGAGGGCGAGTTCATTGTCCTGTTGGGTGCATCGGGAAGCGGGAAGTCCACGCTGCTGAATATTCTGGGAGGTCTCGACACGCCAACAGCGGGCTCCGTTTTCTACCAGGACCAGGAACTCACAGCCAGCAGCCCGGCGGCGTTGACACAGTTTCGTCGCAAGCACGTCGGTTTTGTGTTTCAGTTCTACAATCTGATCCCCAGTCTGACAGCGCGTGAGAATGTAGAGCTGGTCACCGAGATCGCTTCCAACCCAATGGATCCGCTGGAAGCATTGGAGATGGTGAAGCTTCAGGAGCGGGCCAATCACTTTCCGGCGCAGCTTTCCGGTGGCGAACAGCAACGTGTGGCCATCGCGCGTGCAATTGCCAAACGCCCTCAAGTGCTGCTGTGCGACGAACCCACCGGCGCACTCGATGTCCAAACCGGAATCGTGGTGTTGGAGGCAATCGCACGAATCAATCGGGAGTTGGGAACCACAACCGCTGTGATTACGCACAACGCGGCGATTTCGGCGATGGCAGACCGGGTCGTTTCACTTTCTGATGGTCAGATTTCCGGCGTCAAGACAAACGCATCAAAATCAGGCGCCGCCGAGCTTTCCTGGTAG
- a CDS encoding CBS domain-containing protein, protein MAKLTEVKVGDVMATEIIVINEADKLEKVSTVFDERDINAAPVVDSEGRCVGIITSHDLVEYESRKKTMEEVRSSDSNQDLGDCWEQSMFRLPGFLFDEVGFHMSKLHEQIGIDDCLDQVARNMCRKHIHHVVVLDVHQKPVGLMSSLDLLGVLIDEPVCRSPSSLRSN, encoded by the coding sequence ATGGCAAAACTGACAGAAGTCAAGGTGGGCGATGTGATGGCGACGGAAATCATCGTCATCAATGAAGCAGACAAATTGGAAAAGGTCTCTACTGTTTTCGATGAAAGAGATATCAACGCTGCACCTGTTGTTGATTCAGAGGGGCGATGTGTCGGGATTATCACCAGCCACGACCTCGTCGAATACGAATCTCGAAAGAAGACCATGGAGGAAGTTCGCAGCAGCGACTCAAACCAAGATCTTGGCGACTGTTGGGAACAGAGCATGTTTCGATTGCCGGGATTCCTGTTTGACGAAGTCGGATTTCACATGAGCAAACTTCATGAGCAAATCGGTATCGACGACTGTCTCGATCAGGTGGCTCGCAACATGTGTCGAAAGCACATTCATCATGTCGTCGTGCTGGATGTTCACCAGAAACCGGTGGGGCTAATGTCGTCCCTTGATTTGTTGGGCGTGCTGATCGATGAACCCGTATGCCGCTCGCCCAGTTCGTTGCGTTCGAATTGA